The following are from one region of the Silurus meridionalis isolate SWU-2019-XX chromosome 25, ASM1480568v1, whole genome shotgun sequence genome:
- the pip5kl1 gene encoding phosphatidylinositol 4-phosphate 5-kinase-like protein 1 isoform X1, translating into MQPTEQQQMEMAGPSSSGNTRPVKMKSWGGLRQRWKLLGVFEIDQQHEFYPLTCMMKEGLAAAVQNTIDNPIPNELCDDDYQLEVMQIHKGFKMETFAGPVFASLRRSLGMTEKEYQHSLSSEGCYLQFISNSKSKADFFLTNDKRFFLKTQSRREIRFLLSHLKHYMDHLEMYPHSLLVKFLGVHSIKICNRRKYFIVMQSVFYPDERICARYDIKGCEVSRWTDPAPEGSQVIVVLKDLNFEGRFITLGDALCAVVYCKNKLDQQRPWLLRQVQIDTSFLQTLNVLDYSLLLAHQPLHKDERHPSLSFASLIMRTKKSLTLLSTRPVKGRSLNTSSRAAVPGVVPEDDSSIQTPELDPGTSQYQIAKASQAEFGEQNDEASTVESKSAELLEFQAQNRRLLPNFKNPIHVIDGPEQRYFIGIIDIFTVYGFKKRLEHLWKRLRHPGQSFSTVSPPAYCVRLCQWVQDHTN; encoded by the exons CAGATGGAGATGGCAGGGCCGAGTAGCAGCGGTAACACTCGGCCAGTGAAGATGAAGAGCTGGGGAGGCCTGCGCCAGCGCTGGAAGCTCCTGGGTGTGTTTGAAATCGACCAGCAGCACGAGTTCTACCCTCTGACTTGCATGATGAAGGAGGGCCTGGCTGCTGCTGTGCAGAACACAATCGACAACCCAATACCC AACGAACTCTGTGACGATGATTATCAACTGGAAGTGATGCAAATCCATAAG GGCTTTAAGATGGAGACGTTCGCAGGGCCGGTGTTTGCCAGCCTGCGGCGCTCTCTGGGGATGACAGAGAAAGAGTATCAGCATTCCCTCTCTTCTGAAGGCTGCTACCTGCAATTCATCAGCAATTCAAAGAGCAAAGCGGACTTTTTCCTAAC GAATGATAAACGGTTCTTCCTGAAGACACAGAGCAGAAGGGAGATTCGGTTTCTACTCTCTCACCTAAAGCATTACATGGATCATCTGGAGATGTACCCCCACTCTCTCCTGGTTAAGTTCTTAG GTGTCCATAGCATCAAGATCTGCAACCGAAGGAAG TATTTTATAGTGATGCAAAGTGTCTTCTATCCCGATGAAAGAATATGTGCCAG ATATGATATCAAGGGCTGCGAAGTGAGCAGGTGGACAGACCCGGCACCCGAAGGAAGTcaagtcattgttgttctcaaGGACCTGAATTTCGAGGGAAGGTTCATCACATTAGGTGATGCTCTGTGTGCCGTAGTTTACTGCAAGAATAAAT tagaCCAACAGCGTCCTTGGCTGCTCCGCCAGGTACAAATCGACACATCCTTCCTACAGACACTGAATGTACTGGACTACAGCCTCCTGCTGGCCCATCAGCCCCTGCATAAGGACGAGCGTCACCCCAGCCTGTCCTTCGCCTCCCTCATTATGCGCACCAAAAA ATCCCTCACTTTGCTTTCCACAAGGCCAGTAAAAGGCAG GTCATTAAACACAAGCTCCCGTGCTGCTGTACCAGGAGTGGTGCCTGAGGATGACTCAAGCATCCAAACCCCAGAGCTGGATCCAGGGACGTCTCAGTATCAGATCGCAAAGGCGTCTCAGGCAGAATTTGGGGAACAGAACGACGAGGCCTCTACGGTCGAATCTAAATCGGCTGAATTACTGGAGTTTCAGGCCCAGAACCGGAGGCTGCTGCCTAACTTCAAAAACCCAATTCATGTAATAGACGGACCTGAGCAACGCTATTTCATCGGCATCATTGACATCTTCACAGTTTACGGCTTCAAAAAGAGGCTCGAGCACCTGTGGAAGAGGCTGAGACATCCTGGACAAAGTTTCTCCACTGTCAGCCCTCCTGCTTACTGTGTGAGACTGTGCCAGTGGGTACAGGACCATACCAATTAG
- the pip5kl1 gene encoding phosphatidylinositol 4-phosphate 5-kinase-like protein 1 isoform X7 — protein MQPTEQQQMEMAGPSSSGNTRPVKMKSWGGLRQRWKLLGVFEIDQQHEFYPLTCMMKEGLAAAVQNTIDNPIPNELCDDDYQLEVMQIHKGFKMETFAGPVFASLRRSLGMTEKEYQHSLSSEGCYLQFISNSKSKADFFLTNDKRFFLKTQSRREIRFLLSHLKHYMDHLEMYPHSLLVKFLGVHSIKICNRRKYFIVMQSVFYPDERICARYDIKGCEVSRWTDPAPEGSQVIVVLKDLNFEGRFITLGDALCAVVYCKNKLDQQRPWLLRQVQIDTSFLQTLNVLDYSLLLAHQPLHKDERHPSLSFASLIMRTKKSLNTSSRAAVPGVVPEDDSSIQTPELDPGTSQYQIAKASQAEFGEQNDEASTVESKSAELLEFQAQNRRLLPNFKNPIHVIDGPEQRYFIGIIDIFTVYGFKKRLEHLWKRLRHPGQSFSTVSPPAYCVRLCQWVQDHTN, from the exons CAGATGGAGATGGCAGGGCCGAGTAGCAGCGGTAACACTCGGCCAGTGAAGATGAAGAGCTGGGGAGGCCTGCGCCAGCGCTGGAAGCTCCTGGGTGTGTTTGAAATCGACCAGCAGCACGAGTTCTACCCTCTGACTTGCATGATGAAGGAGGGCCTGGCTGCTGCTGTGCAGAACACAATCGACAACCCAATACCC AACGAACTCTGTGACGATGATTATCAACTGGAAGTGATGCAAATCCATAAG GGCTTTAAGATGGAGACGTTCGCAGGGCCGGTGTTTGCCAGCCTGCGGCGCTCTCTGGGGATGACAGAGAAAGAGTATCAGCATTCCCTCTCTTCTGAAGGCTGCTACCTGCAATTCATCAGCAATTCAAAGAGCAAAGCGGACTTTTTCCTAAC GAATGATAAACGGTTCTTCCTGAAGACACAGAGCAGAAGGGAGATTCGGTTTCTACTCTCTCACCTAAAGCATTACATGGATCATCTGGAGATGTACCCCCACTCTCTCCTGGTTAAGTTCTTAG GTGTCCATAGCATCAAGATCTGCAACCGAAGGAAG TATTTTATAGTGATGCAAAGTGTCTTCTATCCCGATGAAAGAATATGTGCCAG ATATGATATCAAGGGCTGCGAAGTGAGCAGGTGGACAGACCCGGCACCCGAAGGAAGTcaagtcattgttgttctcaaGGACCTGAATTTCGAGGGAAGGTTCATCACATTAGGTGATGCTCTGTGTGCCGTAGTTTACTGCAAGAATAAAT tagaCCAACAGCGTCCTTGGCTGCTCCGCCAGGTACAAATCGACACATCCTTCCTACAGACACTGAATGTACTGGACTACAGCCTCCTGCTGGCCCATCAGCCCCTGCATAAGGACGAGCGTCACCCCAGCCTGTCCTTCGCCTCCCTCATTATGCGCACCAAAAA GTCATTAAACACAAGCTCCCGTGCTGCTGTACCAGGAGTGGTGCCTGAGGATGACTCAAGCATCCAAACCCCAGAGCTGGATCCAGGGACGTCTCAGTATCAGATCGCAAAGGCGTCTCAGGCAGAATTTGGGGAACAGAACGACGAGGCCTCTACGGTCGAATCTAAATCGGCTGAATTACTGGAGTTTCAGGCCCAGAACCGGAGGCTGCTGCCTAACTTCAAAAACCCAATTCATGTAATAGACGGACCTGAGCAACGCTATTTCATCGGCATCATTGACATCTTCACAGTTTACGGCTTCAAAAAGAGGCTCGAGCACCTGTGGAAGAGGCTGAGACATCCTGGACAAAGTTTCTCCACTGTCAGCCCTCCTGCTTACTGTGTGAGACTGTGCCAGTGGGTACAGGACCATACCAATTAG
- the pip5kl1 gene encoding phosphatidylinositol 4-phosphate 5-kinase-like protein 1 isoform X3, translating to MQPTEQQQMEMAGPSSSGNTRPVKMKSWGGLRQRWKLLGVFEIDQQHEFYPLTCMMKEGLAAAVQNTIDNPIPNELCDDDYQLEVMQIHKGFKMETFAGPVFASLRRSLGMTEKEYQHSLSSEGCYLQFISNSKSKADFFLTNDKRFFLKTQSRREIRFLLSHLKHYMDHLEMYPHSLLVKFLGVHSIKICNRRKYFIVMQSVFYPDERICARYDIKGCEVSRWTDPAPEGSQVIVVLKDLNFEGRFITLGDALCAVVYCKNKYQQRPWLLRQVQIDTSFLQTLNVLDYSLLLAHQPLHKDERHPSLSFASLIMRTKKSLTLLSTRPVKGRSLNTSSRAAVPGVVPEDDSSIQTPELDPGTSQYQIAKASQAEFGEQNDEASTVESKSAELLEFQAQNRRLLPNFKNPIHVIDGPEQRYFIGIIDIFTVYGFKKRLEHLWKRLRHPGQSFSTVSPPAYCVRLCQWVQDHTN from the exons CAGATGGAGATGGCAGGGCCGAGTAGCAGCGGTAACACTCGGCCAGTGAAGATGAAGAGCTGGGGAGGCCTGCGCCAGCGCTGGAAGCTCCTGGGTGTGTTTGAAATCGACCAGCAGCACGAGTTCTACCCTCTGACTTGCATGATGAAGGAGGGCCTGGCTGCTGCTGTGCAGAACACAATCGACAACCCAATACCC AACGAACTCTGTGACGATGATTATCAACTGGAAGTGATGCAAATCCATAAG GGCTTTAAGATGGAGACGTTCGCAGGGCCGGTGTTTGCCAGCCTGCGGCGCTCTCTGGGGATGACAGAGAAAGAGTATCAGCATTCCCTCTCTTCTGAAGGCTGCTACCTGCAATTCATCAGCAATTCAAAGAGCAAAGCGGACTTTTTCCTAAC GAATGATAAACGGTTCTTCCTGAAGACACAGAGCAGAAGGGAGATTCGGTTTCTACTCTCTCACCTAAAGCATTACATGGATCATCTGGAGATGTACCCCCACTCTCTCCTGGTTAAGTTCTTAG GTGTCCATAGCATCAAGATCTGCAACCGAAGGAAG TATTTTATAGTGATGCAAAGTGTCTTCTATCCCGATGAAAGAATATGTGCCAG ATATGATATCAAGGGCTGCGAAGTGAGCAGGTGGACAGACCCGGCACCCGAAGGAAGTcaagtcattgttgttctcaaGGACCTGAATTTCGAGGGAAGGTTCATCACATTAGGTGATGCTCTGTGTGCCGTAGTTTACTGCAAGAATAAAT aCCAACAGCGTCCTTGGCTGCTCCGCCAGGTACAAATCGACACATCCTTCCTACAGACACTGAATGTACTGGACTACAGCCTCCTGCTGGCCCATCAGCCCCTGCATAAGGACGAGCGTCACCCCAGCCTGTCCTTCGCCTCCCTCATTATGCGCACCAAAAA ATCCCTCACTTTGCTTTCCACAAGGCCAGTAAAAGGCAG GTCATTAAACACAAGCTCCCGTGCTGCTGTACCAGGAGTGGTGCCTGAGGATGACTCAAGCATCCAAACCCCAGAGCTGGATCCAGGGACGTCTCAGTATCAGATCGCAAAGGCGTCTCAGGCAGAATTTGGGGAACAGAACGACGAGGCCTCTACGGTCGAATCTAAATCGGCTGAATTACTGGAGTTTCAGGCCCAGAACCGGAGGCTGCTGCCTAACTTCAAAAACCCAATTCATGTAATAGACGGACCTGAGCAACGCTATTTCATCGGCATCATTGACATCTTCACAGTTTACGGCTTCAAAAAGAGGCTCGAGCACCTGTGGAAGAGGCTGAGACATCCTGGACAAAGTTTCTCCACTGTCAGCCCTCCTGCTTACTGTGTGAGACTGTGCCAGTGGGTACAGGACCATACCAATTAG
- the pip5kl1 gene encoding phosphatidylinositol 4-phosphate 5-kinase-like protein 1 isoform X8 encodes MQPTEQQQMEMAGPSSSGNTRPVKMKSWGGLRQRWKLLGVFEIDQQHEFYPLTCMMKEGLAAAVQNTIDNPIPNELCDDDYQLEVMQIHKGFKMETFAGPVFASLRRSLGMTEKEYQHSLSSEGCYLQFISNSKSKADFFLTNDKRFFLKTQSRREIRFLLSHLKHYMDHLEMYPHSLLVKFLGVHSIKICNRRKYFIVMQSVFYPDERICARYDIKGCEVSRWTDPAPEGSQVIVVLKDLNFEGRFITLVDQQRPWLLRQVQIDTSFLQTLNVLDYSLLLAHQPLHKDERHPSLSFASLIMRTKKSLTLLSTRPVKGRSLNTSSRAAVPGVVPEDDSSIQTPELDPGTSQYQIAKASQAEFGEQNDEASTVESKSAELLEFQAQNRRLLPNFKNPIHVIDGPEQRYFIGIIDIFTVYGFKKRLEHLWKRLRHPGQSFSTVSPPAYCVRLCQWVQDHTN; translated from the exons CAGATGGAGATGGCAGGGCCGAGTAGCAGCGGTAACACTCGGCCAGTGAAGATGAAGAGCTGGGGAGGCCTGCGCCAGCGCTGGAAGCTCCTGGGTGTGTTTGAAATCGACCAGCAGCACGAGTTCTACCCTCTGACTTGCATGATGAAGGAGGGCCTGGCTGCTGCTGTGCAGAACACAATCGACAACCCAATACCC AACGAACTCTGTGACGATGATTATCAACTGGAAGTGATGCAAATCCATAAG GGCTTTAAGATGGAGACGTTCGCAGGGCCGGTGTTTGCCAGCCTGCGGCGCTCTCTGGGGATGACAGAGAAAGAGTATCAGCATTCCCTCTCTTCTGAAGGCTGCTACCTGCAATTCATCAGCAATTCAAAGAGCAAAGCGGACTTTTTCCTAAC GAATGATAAACGGTTCTTCCTGAAGACACAGAGCAGAAGGGAGATTCGGTTTCTACTCTCTCACCTAAAGCATTACATGGATCATCTGGAGATGTACCCCCACTCTCTCCTGGTTAAGTTCTTAG GTGTCCATAGCATCAAGATCTGCAACCGAAGGAAG TATTTTATAGTGATGCAAAGTGTCTTCTATCCCGATGAAAGAATATGTGCCAG ATATGATATCAAGGGCTGCGAAGTGAGCAGGTGGACAGACCCGGCACCCGAAGGAAGTcaagtcattgttgttctcaaGGACCTGAATTTCGAGGGAAGGTTCATCACATTAG tagaCCAACAGCGTCCTTGGCTGCTCCGCCAGGTACAAATCGACACATCCTTCCTACAGACACTGAATGTACTGGACTACAGCCTCCTGCTGGCCCATCAGCCCCTGCATAAGGACGAGCGTCACCCCAGCCTGTCCTTCGCCTCCCTCATTATGCGCACCAAAAA ATCCCTCACTTTGCTTTCCACAAGGCCAGTAAAAGGCAG GTCATTAAACACAAGCTCCCGTGCTGCTGTACCAGGAGTGGTGCCTGAGGATGACTCAAGCATCCAAACCCCAGAGCTGGATCCAGGGACGTCTCAGTATCAGATCGCAAAGGCGTCTCAGGCAGAATTTGGGGAACAGAACGACGAGGCCTCTACGGTCGAATCTAAATCGGCTGAATTACTGGAGTTTCAGGCCCAGAACCGGAGGCTGCTGCCTAACTTCAAAAACCCAATTCATGTAATAGACGGACCTGAGCAACGCTATTTCATCGGCATCATTGACATCTTCACAGTTTACGGCTTCAAAAAGAGGCTCGAGCACCTGTGGAAGAGGCTGAGACATCCTGGACAAAGTTTCTCCACTGTCAGCCCTCCTGCTTACTGTGTGAGACTGTGCCAGTGGGTACAGGACCATACCAATTAG
- the pip5kl1 gene encoding phosphatidylinositol 4-phosphate 5-kinase-like protein 1 isoform X9: MQPTEQQQMEMAGPSSSGNTRPVKMKSWGGLRQRWKLLGVFEIDQQHEFYPLTCMMKEGLAAAVQNTIDNPIPNELCDDDYQLEVMQIHKGFKMETFAGPVFASLRRSLGMTEKEYQHSLSSEGCYLQFISNSKSKADFFLTNDKRFFLKTQSRREIRFLLSHLKHYMDHLEMYPHSLLVKFLGVHSIKICNRRKYFIVMQSVFYPDERICARYDIKGCEVSRWTDPAPEGSQVIVVLKDLNFEGRFITLDQQRPWLLRQVQIDTSFLQTLNVLDYSLLLAHQPLHKDERHPSLSFASLIMRTKKSLTLLSTRPVKGRSLNTSSRAAVPGVVPEDDSSIQTPELDPGTSQYQIAKASQAEFGEQNDEASTVESKSAELLEFQAQNRRLLPNFKNPIHVIDGPEQRYFIGIIDIFTVYGFKKRLEHLWKRLRHPGQSFSTVSPPAYCVRLCQWVQDHTN, from the exons CAGATGGAGATGGCAGGGCCGAGTAGCAGCGGTAACACTCGGCCAGTGAAGATGAAGAGCTGGGGAGGCCTGCGCCAGCGCTGGAAGCTCCTGGGTGTGTTTGAAATCGACCAGCAGCACGAGTTCTACCCTCTGACTTGCATGATGAAGGAGGGCCTGGCTGCTGCTGTGCAGAACACAATCGACAACCCAATACCC AACGAACTCTGTGACGATGATTATCAACTGGAAGTGATGCAAATCCATAAG GGCTTTAAGATGGAGACGTTCGCAGGGCCGGTGTTTGCCAGCCTGCGGCGCTCTCTGGGGATGACAGAGAAAGAGTATCAGCATTCCCTCTCTTCTGAAGGCTGCTACCTGCAATTCATCAGCAATTCAAAGAGCAAAGCGGACTTTTTCCTAAC GAATGATAAACGGTTCTTCCTGAAGACACAGAGCAGAAGGGAGATTCGGTTTCTACTCTCTCACCTAAAGCATTACATGGATCATCTGGAGATGTACCCCCACTCTCTCCTGGTTAAGTTCTTAG GTGTCCATAGCATCAAGATCTGCAACCGAAGGAAG TATTTTATAGTGATGCAAAGTGTCTTCTATCCCGATGAAAGAATATGTGCCAG ATATGATATCAAGGGCTGCGAAGTGAGCAGGTGGACAGACCCGGCACCCGAAGGAAGTcaagtcattgttgttctcaaGGACCTGAATTTCGAGGGAAGGTTCATCACATTAG aCCAACAGCGTCCTTGGCTGCTCCGCCAGGTACAAATCGACACATCCTTCCTACAGACACTGAATGTACTGGACTACAGCCTCCTGCTGGCCCATCAGCCCCTGCATAAGGACGAGCGTCACCCCAGCCTGTCCTTCGCCTCCCTCATTATGCGCACCAAAAA ATCCCTCACTTTGCTTTCCACAAGGCCAGTAAAAGGCAG GTCATTAAACACAAGCTCCCGTGCTGCTGTACCAGGAGTGGTGCCTGAGGATGACTCAAGCATCCAAACCCCAGAGCTGGATCCAGGGACGTCTCAGTATCAGATCGCAAAGGCGTCTCAGGCAGAATTTGGGGAACAGAACGACGAGGCCTCTACGGTCGAATCTAAATCGGCTGAATTACTGGAGTTTCAGGCCCAGAACCGGAGGCTGCTGCCTAACTTCAAAAACCCAATTCATGTAATAGACGGACCTGAGCAACGCTATTTCATCGGCATCATTGACATCTTCACAGTTTACGGCTTCAAAAAGAGGCTCGAGCACCTGTGGAAGAGGCTGAGACATCCTGGACAAAGTTTCTCCACTGTCAGCCCTCCTGCTTACTGTGTGAGACTGTGCCAGTGGGTACAGGACCATACCAATTAG
- the pip5kl1 gene encoding phosphatidylinositol 4-phosphate 5-kinase-like protein 1 isoform X10 has protein sequence MQPTEQQQMEMAGPSSSGNTRPVKMKSWGGLRQRWKLLGVFEIDQQHEFYPLTCMMKEGLAAAVQNTIDNPIPNELCDDDYQLEVMQIHKGFKMETFAGPVFASLRRSLGMTEKEYQHSLSSEGCYLQFISNSKSKADFFLTNDKRFFLKTQSRREIRFLLSHLKHYMDHLEMYPHSLLVKFLGVHSIKICNRRKYFIVMQSVFYPDERICARYDIKGCEVSRWTDPAPEGSQVIVVLKDLNFEGRFITLDQQRPWLLRQVQIDTSFLQTLNVLDYSLLLAHQPLHKDERHPSLSFASLIMRTKKSLNTSSRAAVPGVVPEDDSSIQTPELDPGTSQYQIAKASQAEFGEQNDEASTVESKSAELLEFQAQNRRLLPNFKNPIHVIDGPEQRYFIGIIDIFTVYGFKKRLEHLWKRLRHPGQSFSTVSPPAYCVRLCQWVQDHTN, from the exons CAGATGGAGATGGCAGGGCCGAGTAGCAGCGGTAACACTCGGCCAGTGAAGATGAAGAGCTGGGGAGGCCTGCGCCAGCGCTGGAAGCTCCTGGGTGTGTTTGAAATCGACCAGCAGCACGAGTTCTACCCTCTGACTTGCATGATGAAGGAGGGCCTGGCTGCTGCTGTGCAGAACACAATCGACAACCCAATACCC AACGAACTCTGTGACGATGATTATCAACTGGAAGTGATGCAAATCCATAAG GGCTTTAAGATGGAGACGTTCGCAGGGCCGGTGTTTGCCAGCCTGCGGCGCTCTCTGGGGATGACAGAGAAAGAGTATCAGCATTCCCTCTCTTCTGAAGGCTGCTACCTGCAATTCATCAGCAATTCAAAGAGCAAAGCGGACTTTTTCCTAAC GAATGATAAACGGTTCTTCCTGAAGACACAGAGCAGAAGGGAGATTCGGTTTCTACTCTCTCACCTAAAGCATTACATGGATCATCTGGAGATGTACCCCCACTCTCTCCTGGTTAAGTTCTTAG GTGTCCATAGCATCAAGATCTGCAACCGAAGGAAG TATTTTATAGTGATGCAAAGTGTCTTCTATCCCGATGAAAGAATATGTGCCAG ATATGATATCAAGGGCTGCGAAGTGAGCAGGTGGACAGACCCGGCACCCGAAGGAAGTcaagtcattgttgttctcaaGGACCTGAATTTCGAGGGAAGGTTCATCACATTAG aCCAACAGCGTCCTTGGCTGCTCCGCCAGGTACAAATCGACACATCCTTCCTACAGACACTGAATGTACTGGACTACAGCCTCCTGCTGGCCCATCAGCCCCTGCATAAGGACGAGCGTCACCCCAGCCTGTCCTTCGCCTCCCTCATTATGCGCACCAAAAA GTCATTAAACACAAGCTCCCGTGCTGCTGTACCAGGAGTGGTGCCTGAGGATGACTCAAGCATCCAAACCCCAGAGCTGGATCCAGGGACGTCTCAGTATCAGATCGCAAAGGCGTCTCAGGCAGAATTTGGGGAACAGAACGACGAGGCCTCTACGGTCGAATCTAAATCGGCTGAATTACTGGAGTTTCAGGCCCAGAACCGGAGGCTGCTGCCTAACTTCAAAAACCCAATTCATGTAATAGACGGACCTGAGCAACGCTATTTCATCGGCATCATTGACATCTTCACAGTTTACGGCTTCAAAAAGAGGCTCGAGCACCTGTGGAAGAGGCTGAGACATCCTGGACAAAGTTTCTCCACTGTCAGCCCTCCTGCTTACTGTGTGAGACTGTGCCAGTGGGTACAGGACCATACCAATTAG
- the pip5kl1 gene encoding phosphatidylinositol 4-phosphate 5-kinase-like protein 1 isoform X2, whose translation MMSQTEQMEMAGPSSSGNTRPVKMKSWGGLRQRWKLLGVFEIDQQHEFYPLTCMMKEGLAAAVQNTIDNPIPNELCDDDYQLEVMQIHKGFKMETFAGPVFASLRRSLGMTEKEYQHSLSSEGCYLQFISNSKSKADFFLTNDKRFFLKTQSRREIRFLLSHLKHYMDHLEMYPHSLLVKFLGVHSIKICNRRKYFIVMQSVFYPDERICARYDIKGCEVSRWTDPAPEGSQVIVVLKDLNFEGRFITLGDALCAVVYCKNKLDQQRPWLLRQVQIDTSFLQTLNVLDYSLLLAHQPLHKDERHPSLSFASLIMRTKKSLTLLSTRPVKGRSLNTSSRAAVPGVVPEDDSSIQTPELDPGTSQYQIAKASQAEFGEQNDEASTVESKSAELLEFQAQNRRLLPNFKNPIHVIDGPEQRYFIGIIDIFTVYGFKKRLEHLWKRLRHPGQSFSTVSPPAYCVRLCQWVQDHTN comes from the exons CAGATGGAGATGGCAGGGCCGAGTAGCAGCGGTAACACTCGGCCAGTGAAGATGAAGAGCTGGGGAGGCCTGCGCCAGCGCTGGAAGCTCCTGGGTGTGTTTGAAATCGACCAGCAGCACGAGTTCTACCCTCTGACTTGCATGATGAAGGAGGGCCTGGCTGCTGCTGTGCAGAACACAATCGACAACCCAATACCC AACGAACTCTGTGACGATGATTATCAACTGGAAGTGATGCAAATCCATAAG GGCTTTAAGATGGAGACGTTCGCAGGGCCGGTGTTTGCCAGCCTGCGGCGCTCTCTGGGGATGACAGAGAAAGAGTATCAGCATTCCCTCTCTTCTGAAGGCTGCTACCTGCAATTCATCAGCAATTCAAAGAGCAAAGCGGACTTTTTCCTAAC GAATGATAAACGGTTCTTCCTGAAGACACAGAGCAGAAGGGAGATTCGGTTTCTACTCTCTCACCTAAAGCATTACATGGATCATCTGGAGATGTACCCCCACTCTCTCCTGGTTAAGTTCTTAG GTGTCCATAGCATCAAGATCTGCAACCGAAGGAAG TATTTTATAGTGATGCAAAGTGTCTTCTATCCCGATGAAAGAATATGTGCCAG ATATGATATCAAGGGCTGCGAAGTGAGCAGGTGGACAGACCCGGCACCCGAAGGAAGTcaagtcattgttgttctcaaGGACCTGAATTTCGAGGGAAGGTTCATCACATTAGGTGATGCTCTGTGTGCCGTAGTTTACTGCAAGAATAAAT tagaCCAACAGCGTCCTTGGCTGCTCCGCCAGGTACAAATCGACACATCCTTCCTACAGACACTGAATGTACTGGACTACAGCCTCCTGCTGGCCCATCAGCCCCTGCATAAGGACGAGCGTCACCCCAGCCTGTCCTTCGCCTCCCTCATTATGCGCACCAAAAA ATCCCTCACTTTGCTTTCCACAAGGCCAGTAAAAGGCAG GTCATTAAACACAAGCTCCCGTGCTGCTGTACCAGGAGTGGTGCCTGAGGATGACTCAAGCATCCAAACCCCAGAGCTGGATCCAGGGACGTCTCAGTATCAGATCGCAAAGGCGTCTCAGGCAGAATTTGGGGAACAGAACGACGAGGCCTCTACGGTCGAATCTAAATCGGCTGAATTACTGGAGTTTCAGGCCCAGAACCGGAGGCTGCTGCCTAACTTCAAAAACCCAATTCATGTAATAGACGGACCTGAGCAACGCTATTTCATCGGCATCATTGACATCTTCACAGTTTACGGCTTCAAAAAGAGGCTCGAGCACCTGTGGAAGAGGCTGAGACATCCTGGACAAAGTTTCTCCACTGTCAGCCCTCCTGCTTACTGTGTGAGACTGTGCCAGTGGGTACAGGACCATACCAATTAG